One window of the Populus nigra chromosome 4, ddPopNigr1.1, whole genome shotgun sequence genome contains the following:
- the LOC133690680 gene encoding type III polyketide synthase A-like, giving the protein MLLIFHANLSPRTSLSLVYNPPRCDISSIKISLYRTIFFLNLLKMSETKCNGASKHCTTPSRRVPTLGKATLLAIGKAFPSQLIPQECLVEGYIRDTKCDDASIKEKLERLCKTTTVKTRYTVMSKEILDKYPELATEGTPTIRQRLEIANPAVVEMALKASMACINEWGGSVEDITHIVYVSSSEVRLPGGDLYLASQLGLRNDVGRVMLYFLGCNGGVTGLRVAKDIAENNPGSRVLLTTSETTILGFRPPSKARPYDLVGAALFGDGAAAVIIGANPAIGKESPFMELNYSVQQFLPGTQNVIDGRLSEEGINFKLGRDLPQKIEDNIEEFCNKLMSKAGLTDFNELFWAVHPGGPAILNRLESKLKLNEEKLECSRRALMDYGNVSSNTIVYVLEYMRDELKRGGGEWGLALAFGPGITFEGILLRSL; this is encoded by the exons atgcttCTCATCTTTCACGCCAACCTTTCTCCAAGAACAAGTTTATCTCTCGTTTATAATCCCCCGCGTTGTGATATTTCCTCCATTAAAATCTCTTTGTACCGAACTATCTTCTTCCTAAACCTATTGAAGATGTCTGAAACTAAGTGTAATGGGGCTTCAAAGCACTGTACCACTCCCAGTCGGCGTGTACCCACTTTAGGCAAGGCAACATTACTGGCAATCGGCAAGGCCTTCCCCAGCCAACTCATTCCTCAAGAATGCTTGGTGGAGGGCTATATACGTGACACCAAGTGCGATGATGCTTCGATTAAGGAGAAACTGGAGAGACTTT gtAAAACCACAACTGTGAAGACAAGATACACAGTCATGTCCAAGGAGATACTAGACAAATACCCTGAACTTGCAACAGAGGGCACTCCAACAATCAGGCAAAGGCTCGAGATAGCGAATCCAGCAGTTGTTGAGATGGCTCTGAAAGCAAGCATGGCTTGCATAAATGAATGGGGAGGGTCGGTAGAAGATATCACCCATATTGTCTATGTTTCTTCTAGTGAGGTACGCTTGCCAGGTGGTGACCTCTACCTTGCCAGTCAGCTCGGACTAAGGAATGATGTTGGCCGTGTAATGCTTTACTTCCTAGGCTGTAATGGTGGTGTCACTGGTCTCAGAGTTGCCAAGGACATAGCTGAAAACAATCCAGGAAGCCGTGTTTTATTAACTACTTCTGAGACCACGATTCTTGGTTTTCGCCCTCCTAGCAAGGCACGCCCTTACGACCTTGTGGGGGCTGCGCTCTTTGGTGATGGCGCTGCTGCTGTGATTATCGGAGCCAACCCTGCAATAGGTAAAGAGTCTCCTTTCATGGAGCTCAACTATTCAGTTCAACAATTCTTGCCAGGTACCCAGAATGTGATCGATGGACGCCTTTCTGAAGAGGGCATAAATTTCAAGCTTGGGAGGGACCTTCCTCAGAAGATTGAAGATAATATTGAAGAATTTTGCAATAAGCTTATGTCAAAGGCTGGTCTGACTGACTTCAACGAGTTGTTCTGGGCTGTCCATCCTGGTGGACCAGCAATACTTAACCGGTTAGAGAGCAAGCTCAAATTAAACGAAGAGAAGCTAGAATGCAGCAGGAGGGCTCTAATGGACTATGGAAATGTCAGCAGCAATACTATAGTCTATGTTTTGGAATATATGAGGGATGAGTTGAAGAGAGGAGGGGGAGAGTGGGGACTTGCCCTGGCTTTTGGACCAGGCATTACTTTTGAAGGCATCCTGCTTCGTAGCTTATAA